One Coffea arabica cultivar ET-39 chromosome 5e, Coffea Arabica ET-39 HiFi, whole genome shotgun sequence DNA segment encodes these proteins:
- the LOC113688602 gene encoding uncharacterized protein isoform X2 — translation MGQIFHLNLEYWFNFADSDGDSCLTGNDAMKIFAMSNLSRPELKQVYSVMCLDGELLYAHSSVFEVAEEFELNSRYVESTISYVVLGTLLAALVPVLGFNPVMASEHFASFLGNLLCHGDCTYSISSLQPN, via the exons ATGGGTCAAATTTTCCACTTAAATCTTGAGTATTGGTTCAACTTCGCCGACTCag ACGGCGATAGCTGCTTGACTGGCAATGATGCTATGAAAATTTTCGCCATGTCCAATTTGTCTAGGCCTGAACTCAAGCAGGTATATTCTGTTATGTGTCTGGATGGGGAATTATTGTACGCACATAGTAG CGTATTTGAAGTGGCAGAGGAGTTTGAATTGAACTCCAGATATGTTGAATCCACAATTTCTTATG TTGTCTTGGGAACATTGTTGGCTGCTTTGGTCCCTGTTCTGGGCTTTAATCCGGTCATGGCATCCGAGcattttgcttcatttttg GGTAATTTGTTGTGCCATGGTGACTGTACTTATAGCATTAGTAGCCTCCAGCCCAACTAA
- the LOC113688602 gene encoding uncharacterized protein isoform X1, producing the protein MGQIFHLNLEYWFNFADSDGDSCLTGNDAMKIFAMSNLSRPELKQVYSVMCLDGELLYAHSSVFEVAEEFELNSRYVESTISYVVLGTLLAALVPVLGFNPVMASEHFASFLVPLMLVLGPAVCKMPGISLSGAFDVLTHSLKFQLPSTSEIFTSD; encoded by the exons ATGGGTCAAATTTTCCACTTAAATCTTGAGTATTGGTTCAACTTCGCCGACTCag ACGGCGATAGCTGCTTGACTGGCAATGATGCTATGAAAATTTTCGCCATGTCCAATTTGTCTAGGCCTGAACTCAAGCAGGTATATTCTGTTATGTGTCTGGATGGGGAATTATTGTACGCACATAGTAG CGTATTTGAAGTGGCAGAGGAGTTTGAATTGAACTCCAGATATGTTGAATCCACAATTTCTTATG TTGTCTTGGGAACATTGTTGGCTGCTTTGGTCCCTGTTCTGGGCTTTAATCCGGTCATGGCATCCGAGcattttgcttcatttttg GTGCCACTAATGCTTGTACTTGGTCCAGCAGTATGCAAAATGCCTGGAATTTCTCTTTCAGGAGCTTTTGATGTTCTTACTCATTCGCTCAAATTTCAGTTGCCTAGTACATCAGAAATTTTTACATCTGATTAG
- the LOC113688602 gene encoding uncharacterized protein isoform X4: MGQIFHLNLEYWFNFADSDGDSCLTGNDAMKIFAMSNLSRPELKQLSWEHCWLLWSLFWALIRSWHPSILLHFWVICCAMVTVLIALVASSPTKGWSGRSLNLLDPCH; encoded by the exons ATGGGTCAAATTTTCCACTTAAATCTTGAGTATTGGTTCAACTTCGCCGACTCag ACGGCGATAGCTGCTTGACTGGCAATGATGCTATGAAAATTTTCGCCATGTCCAATTTGTCTAGGCCTGAACTCAAGCAG TTGTCTTGGGAACATTGTTGGCTGCTTTGGTCCCTGTTCTGGGCTTTAATCCGGTCATGGCATCCGAGcattttgcttcatttttg GGTAATTTGTTGTGCCATGGTGACTGTACTTATAGCATTAGTAGCCTCCAGCCCAACTAAGGGTTGGAGTGGGCGTAGTCTAAATCTGCTTGATCC GTGCCACTAA
- the LOC113688602 gene encoding uncharacterized protein isoform X3, whose protein sequence is MKIFAMSNLSRPELKQVYSVMCLDGELLYAHSSVFEVAEEFELNSRYVESTISYVVLGTLLAALVPVLGFNPVMASEHFASFLVPLMLVLGPAVCKMPGISLSGAFDVLTHSLKFQLPSTSEIFTSD, encoded by the exons ATGAAAATTTTCGCCATGTCCAATTTGTCTAGGCCTGAACTCAAGCAGGTATATTCTGTTATGTGTCTGGATGGGGAATTATTGTACGCACATAGTAG CGTATTTGAAGTGGCAGAGGAGTTTGAATTGAACTCCAGATATGTTGAATCCACAATTTCTTATG TTGTCTTGGGAACATTGTTGGCTGCTTTGGTCCCTGTTCTGGGCTTTAATCCGGTCATGGCATCCGAGcattttgcttcatttttg GTGCCACTAATGCTTGTACTTGGTCCAGCAGTATGCAAAATGCCTGGAATTTCTCTTTCAGGAGCTTTTGATGTTCTTACTCATTCGCTCAAATTTCAGTTGCCTAGTACATCAGAAATTTTTACATCTGATTAG